The genomic interval ATACCAGAATTAGGTCCTCGTTTTCCGGATATGAGTGAGCCCTATAAGAAAGACCTGATCAAAAAAGCAAAGGAGATCGGTCATCAACACGGCATCGAATTACATGAAGGGGTTTACTTTGGTGTAACCGGGCCAACATTTGAAACCAGGGCTGAGTACCGGATGATCCAACTGATCGGCGGAGATGCGGTCGGCATGTCCACGGTACAGGAATGTATAGCTGCCAACCACATGGGTATCCCTGTTTTTGCCATCAGCGTCATCACGGATATCGGGGTTCGGGAGGATGAGAATGTGATCACCCATGAAGAAGTGCTCCATTTTGCCCGCGCTGCAGAACCAAAACTGACCCTGATCTTCCGGGAATTGATCCATTCACTTTAACGTGCCATTTCAGGATGCCTGATTATCTTCGCCTATTGTTTATCGGCTCGTGAACAGATCCTTATACTATATATTGCTGATCGCCCTTATGGGGCCCCTGGCCCTGTTTGGACAGCGCAGACCCGGGCTGCGAACGGTGGATGAATCGGTATTGACAAATTCCGCTGCCAGAAGCCTTGGTAATATACGTTCGGGTGGATCAGGAAAATCTGCCGATAGCCTCGAACGCCGGGATTATTCGGATGATACGATCGCCATTTCTTACCGGATGCCCACCACCACACTGGCACTCAAACTGGATTCCTCTATCCGTGACTTTACCACCCGGTTCCCCATTCCTGCCGACCATATTTACCTTGGCAATAATGGTACGCCTACACGGTCCCTCTTGTTTACCCCCATCCTGCAACCCGGATGGGATGCCGGTTTTCACGCGCTGGATGTGTACCGTTGGAAGCTGGAGAATGTCCGCTTTTTTAATACCACCAAACCATATACCGAGCAGAATTATATGCTTGGAAGCCAGACCGAGCAGATGATCGAAGCCTTTCACACCCAAAATGTAAAACCCAACTGGAATATCCTGTTCAATTACCGCCTTATCAATTCTCCTGGTTATTTCAAGAACCAAAAGACCAATCACAATAACTATCTCGTTACCTCCTGGTACCAATCGCCAAAGAAACGCTACAATAACTATTTTGCTTTCCTGGCCAACAACCTGCTGGCTGGTGAAAACGGCGGATTATTGAATGACCAGGATTACCTGAATGATCCGATCTACAAGGATCGCTTCAATATTCCCACCCAATTGGGAGGAGATGGATCAGCCATTACCGGCTTCTTTACCAATACCGTCACCACGGGTAACAAATACAAGGATATCCATTTCATGATGCGGCAGCAATATGATCTTGGAAAAAAAGACTCGCTGGTTACCGATTCCACGATCGTCCCCTTGTTTTATCCACGTCTTCGGTTTGAGCATACCCTCTCGTATCATTTATACAATTACCGGTTCACTGATGGCCTGGCCGATACCGGTTATTATAACACCTATTACGGTCAAGGATTCACCGATCTGATCGATACGTTCACTTTGGGAGATAAATGGAACCGACTGGTTAATGATTTTTCCATTATCCAGTTTCCGGATGCCAATAACCTACAGCAATATGTAAAATTGGGGGCGGCACTGGAAAACCTGACGGGTCAGTTCCTTTCAGGTAAACACCAGTTCCATAATTTTTATGCCCATGGTGAATACCGAAACCGTACCCGTAATCGGAAATGGGATATGGCCCTGGCCGGAACCTTGTACATCAATGGATTGAATGGGGGGGATTATCAGGCACAGGTTAGCCTTAAACGGTTTTTACCCAAAAATGGCGCTTCACTCGAGTTGGGCTTTAATAATACCAATCGCAGCCCCTCCTTTATTTTTGATACCCGCAGCAGTTTCTATCTGGAATCTGCCCGCGATTTTCAAAAGGAAAATATAACGCTGATCTCCGCTTCCATCTTTCAACCCAAATGGAACCTTCGGTTGACCGGACAATATTACCTGGTCAGTAATATGACCTATTTCAATGGTTATTACCAACCACAGCAGGAATCGTCGCTTTTCAATGTATTACAGGTAACCATTCAAAAGGTATTTCATTTAGGAAAACATTGGAACTGGTATTCCGATATCTATATCCAGCAAAAGACAGGGGACGTGGAACTCAATCTTCCGGTTGTGTTTACCCGCCAAAGGATCGCGCTGGAAGGACTTTTCTTCACTAATCTTAATCTCTCTACAGGGCTGGAGTTCCGTTACCATACACCCTATAAACCAGATGCCTATTCACCCGTTCTGGGCCGCTTTTTTTACCAGGATAACCTGAGTGTCAACAACCTCCCGGATATTCATGCTTTTATGCATTTCCGCATTCGGAACATGAAGGTCTATTTACGGGTTGAAAACCTGAATACGGCCACAAATAAGTATGGGTTTGGGTTTTATAACAATAATGTGGTGGCGCCAGGCTATATCAACCCTGGCATGGTGGTCAGGCTTGGTATCTTCTGGAATTTTGTTAACTAATTGAGAAAGAATGGTACAGAACCCAAAATAACCCCGGCTGGGGCTTTTGGAGTTTAAAACCCTTGACTATCTTTGCTGGGATGAAGAGAACCGGTATTGCCATATTACTTTTCCTCTATTTCGCTTTCAGCAGTGGGATTGTGATTAATCTGCACTACTGTATGGGTCGGTTCGATTCAGTACAGATCGGTAACTCCCCATCTGAGTATTGTGGAAAATGCGGCATGCATTCCGATTTTTCCAACGGCTGTTGTCATGATGAGGTCAAGATCATCAAGATCGCGGATGACCAACAACCTTCTTCCATTTTCAATTTACCTCTTTTCACCGCCCTCATCCTGCCGGAACAACCTGTTTATTTAGAACAGGCAACAAGCTCCGTTCAGGATAAGGTAGTGTATAAAACCCATTCACCACCTCTTCATAAACAGGATACCTATCTTGTTAATGGTGTTTTCAGAATCTGAGAATGACCGGAAACCGCCTGTTCGGTTATCAGTTTACCGGATGAAATCCCTTCTCCGGAAAGGTCAATCTTATTTACAACTAAAAAATTAATGATCATGAAAACGATTCGTTCTATATCCTTTGTACTATTCACCTTTGTATTTGGTTTTGCTTCACAAGCGCAGGACCTCAAAGAAGAAAGCTTTAATGTTTCAGGTAATTGTGGTATGTGTAAGACCACCATTGAAAAAGCAGCAAAAGCAGCAGGGGTGGAATATGCAGACTGGAACAAGGAAACCAAAGTACTCACCATTCGTTATAAAGCACAATCCACCAACGGAGCCAAAGTGCAGGAAGAGATCGCGAAGGCCGGATATGATAATGTAGGTGCTAAAGCCACCAAAGAATCATATGATAAGTTGCCTGCTTGTTGCAAGTATGATCGTGCAGAGAAATCAGCCGATGCGGCTTCCTGCTGCAGCGATAAGAAATGCGAGGCTGGTAAATGTGCAGAAGGAAAATGCACCGATGGAAAATGTGCCGAAGGAAAGGAATGCAAAGGTTGCAAAGGTGAAAAAGGACACAAAGGGGAAAAAAATGTGGCAATGGACTGTTGCAAGAATGGTAAATGTGAAAAACACAGCTAAGAATTTATAACAAACACCTATGATCCGTTATAAAACAATATTCTTCCTGATTGCCCTTTCTCTGGGCAGTTTGTCGGCCATGGCCCAACCCCGTTTTGGGAAACCGGCCACGGAAATCGCCCTGCCAACAGAGGCAGGCGATACGATAACATTATCTTCCCTGAAAGGGAAGGTGGTCTTACTCGATTTTTGGGCGTCCTGGTGCGGTCCCTGTCGGGTATCCAATAAAGGCCTGGGTAAATTGTATGAAAAATACAAGGACAAAGGCTTTGAGATTTACGGGGTCTCCCTTGATGAAAACAAGAAGGCCTGGATAAATGCCGTGAAAAAGGATAAGATCACCTGGTTGCAGGTGAATGACAATGGGGGATGGGAGGCAAAGACCGCTTTGCAATGGAATATCAATCAGATACCTACTTCCTACCTCATCGATAAACAAGGCATCCTTATTGGCATGGACCTTGAACCCGAACAATTAGAAGCCCTTTTGGAGGATCTATTGAAATAACGGACATGGGCGAAAATACGCGCTCATGAAAATATTTTTTTTAATCGTACTTCTTGTCCCGGGCCTGTTCATACAGGCCCAGGATAAGGGTCGTACAGCAGATACCACAATCAGTTTCCTTGTCATGGGCAATTGCGATATGTGTAAAAAACGTATCGAAGAAGCTGCAAAAGGTAAAGGGGTTTCCAAAGCACAATGGGATCAGGTCAGTAAAGCATTGACCGTTACCTATCAACCCAGGGTTACATCGGTGGAGAAGATCCATGACCGCATTGCCACCGCCGGACATGATACTCCCTTGCGTACAGCCCGTGATGAAGTGTACAATGCCCTGCCGGATTGTTGTTTGTACCGGGCAGGTTCTCACCTGACCATGGAAGAAGATGCCGTCTATGGCGTTGTATTGGAAATTGATGCACAGCAACAATACAAACCGCTCGCGGGCGCTTCCATCTTACTTGGTGGTACCACCGAAGGGTTATCGACCAATGAGAATGGGTATTTTAAGATTCCCCATGTTCCGGAGAATGGATTCCTGCTCGTCAGTTATTCAGGATTTCAGGCAAGCCGCATTGATATTCAACCAGGGCAACACCTCAGTATCATCCTCAACGCGGCCCATGAATTGCAGGAAGTGAGGATCATCTCCTCCAGAAGACCTGCTTATGTATCTCCCCAATCTGTTATCCGGACACAGATCATGACGGATAAGGAATTGACCAAGGCCGCTTGTTGTAACCTCTCCGAAAGTTTTGAGACAAATTCTTCCGTCGATGTTTCCTTTAATGATGGCGTGACTGGAACAAAACAGATCCAGTTAATGGGACTGGCCGGACAATACACGTATATGACCGTGGAGAATATGCCCGGGCCTCGTGGCCTCGCGATCGCCGGTGGCCTGAACTCAATACCCGGTACCTGGATCGAATCCATTCAACTGACCAAAGGACCGGGTTCAGTACTAAATGGCCCGGAAGGATTGGCCGGACAGGTAAACATCGAATTAAAGAAACCGGAGAAGATGGAAAAATTGTTCCTCAATGGTTATGTGAACCAAATGGGCAAGACAGACCTCAACCTGAACCTTTCCAGACAACTCAGCAAGAAATGGTCTACAGCCCTTCTGGTCCACCATGCTTTTATGAATAACCGGGAGGTAGATTTTAATGAGGATGGATTTCGTGATATACCAACAGGTACCTTAAGCACCCTCCTGAACCGCTGGCGCTATGATAATGGAAAAGGAATGATGGTACAGGCCGGAGCAAGGTTATTATGGGAAGATAAAACCGCCGGACAAACCCAATATGATCCTGCCCAACACCGCAATTCCATGAGTGTATATGGAATGGGCATGGAGTCGCGCCGATATGAATTGTTTGGGAAATGGGGTTATGTATTTCCCAAAAAGAAATACAGTAGCCTGGGCCTTCAGGTTTCCCACTTTGTACATGATCAGGAAGATCATTTTAGTTGGAGAGAATATTCGGCCAGACAAGGAAACCTTTATGCCAACCTGATCTATCAATCCATATTCTCCAATACCAATCATAAGTTTAAAACAGGATTGAGTTATACGACCGATGATATACAGGAAAAATTCATCAACCAATCCTTTGACCGTGTGGAAAGAACCAGCGGTGCATTCTTTGAATATTCCGGTTCCTCTGGTAAACAATGGGAGTGGGTCATTGGATTAAGGGGTGACCAGAATAATCTTTATGGATTCTATGTTACTCCAAGGGTACACCTGCGTTTTCAACCACGATCCAAAACCGTGGTTCGCCTAAGCGCAGGACGAGGTCAACGCACTGCGAATATCCTGGCCGAGAACCGGGTGGTATTTATCAGTGCCCGCAATCTGTCCTTCCTTAACACATCACCCGGAAAAGCGTATGGCCTCGATCCGGAAATTGCCTGGAATTTGGGAATTTCCATCGACCAACGGTTTCGCCTGGCAGGTCGTGATGGGAATATTGCCTTTGACCTGTTTCATACCTACTTCCAGAATCAGGTCGTCATTGATATGGAGGGATCTGCCAGGAAACTGGATATTTATAACCTGGATGGAAAATCATTTGCCAACAGTTTCCAAACAGAGATCCAGTATGAGGTATTACCCCGTCTGGATGCCCGGATCGCCTATCGCTATTATGATGTACAGGTCACCTACCAGGGGAGTTTAAAACAAAAACCATTTGTTTCACCTCATCGCGCCTTCATCAACCTGGCCTATACCCTCGCAGGTTGGAAATGGGATGCTACACTGAGTTATTATAGTCCTAAGCGATTGCCCACAACCGAAGATAACCCGGTCGGGTTCCGTTTTCCCGAACGATCACCAGGCTATACCCTCCTCAATATGCAGGTAAGCAAAAGCCTTGGTAAGAATAACCCCCTGGAGTTTTACCTCGGCGGGGAAAACCTCGGCGGAATTATTCAAAAAGAACTGATCATTGCACCCCAGGATCCATTTGGGCCTTTATTTGATGCCTCTCTGGTTTGGGGTCCGGTAACAGGCAGAATGTTGTATGCCGGGTTCAGATGGAAAATCGGAGAATAGAATTGAGTTGAACCACAGAGACGCAGAGACACAAAGGAGGTTTATTACCCGTTATTGATTAGTAATTATTGCCATTGGTACCAATATCGCAATCTTTTAATAATCAACAATTAATAATAATCCTCCGCTGTGTCTCTGCGTCTCTGCGGTTTAAAAATCCCCTGAATAAGCAGATTTTTCCAAAAGAGTAGAACATCTGTTATAAAAATTCGTATATTCGTCTAAATATAATTTTAGACACGCCTAAAAAATATTTCAAGTGAAACGAATTTTAACGATGGGGTACCTCCTGGGTATGTCCTTGTTGGGGCAGGCACAGGAAACCGTGGCGGAGGGGAAAATAATCAATCAGGAAGGCGAGCCGATATTGGCAGCCACAATTCAATGGCAAAAAAGAAAGGCTATCTCTGATAGCACGGGTTATTTCCGCCTGACCATTCCAACCAAGGGGAAAATAAGTTTACACATATCTGCCATGGGCTATGAGCCTTTGGATACTGTGATGACATCGGTGATGAATGGGGTATTTAAATTAACACGCGAAGTAAAAGTAGGAGAGGAAGTAGTGATAACCGGGACATTAAGATCGGTGCGACGTTCGGAAAGCCCGGTGGCAGTAGAGATATTCACTCCGCAATTCTTCAAGCGTAATCCCGCTCCGAGTATATTCGAGGCCTTGCAACAAGTGAATGGTGTTAGGCCACAATTAAATTGCAACGTATGTAATACCGGCGATATTCATATCAATGGGCTGGAAGGTCCCTATACCATGGTGACCATCGATGGTATGCCAATTGTCAGCAGTCTGGCTTCGGTATATGGATTGTTTGGAATACCGGTACAGTTGATTGACCGGGTGGAGATCGTCAAAGGTCCTGCTTCCGGATTATATGGATCGGAAGCCATTGGAGGGCTGATCAATATCATTACGCGCCAACCCGAGAAAGCACCCCGTTGGGCGATCGATGGTATGACTAGCTCCTGGAGCGAACAGCAATGGGATATAGGCTCCAGATTCAGGATAGGAAAAAAGGCCAGCCAATTACTGGGCATAAATTATTACAGGTACCAGCTACCGGTGGACAACAATGAAGATGGATTTACCGATCTAACCCTGCAACACCGTGTTTCGATATTCAGCAAATTATCGCTGGCGCGCAAAATGAACCGGGAAGCCCATCTGGCAGGCCGGTATTTTTATGAGGATCGCTGGGGTGGGCAGATGAACTGGACCCCTGCTTTTCGGGGGAGTGATAGTATATATGGCGAAAGCATTTACACCAACCGTTGGGAAATAATTGGTAAATATCAACTGCCCATTCCCGGCAACTGGAATTTTTCTTTTTCGGGTACAGGTCACCGGCAGAATTCATTTTATGGTATTACTCCGTATTTCGCCCGACAACATATCGGATTTGGCCAATTGTTAGGGCATTTGAGATTTGCCCCAAGGCACCAGACTTTAATTGGATTGGCCTTGCGTTATAACCGCTACGACGACAATTCTACAGCAACAAGAGATACCCTGACAGGAGCCAACCGACCCGATCGTTATTTATTACCCGGGTTATTTCTTCAGGATGAATGGGATCTTCAAGACCGGAAAACCCTGCTCACCGGTATTCGGTTTGATCATCACCCCATACATGGCATGGTGTTTACCCCAAGAGTTGCTTTTAAATGGGGACTTAGCGAAAGAACCGTTTTTCGGTTGAACGCCGGTACGGGCTTTCGGGTGGTCAATCTTTTTACCGAGGAACATGCAGCATTGACTGGCGCAAGGGTAGTGGAGATTCGTGAGGCCCTGAAACCCGAAAGAAGTATGAATGTCAATCTTAACCTGACCTCTCGCTGGAAATGGGGCCTGCATCATTTCTCGACTGATATATCCTCCTGGTATTCTTATTTCCACAACCAGATTTTGCCAGACTATGACACAGATCCCAATAAGATCATTTATCAGAATATGAAGGGTCATTCACGGTCAGTCGGAATGACCGTTAACCTGGAATGGAACTGGGCCAATCGTTTCCGTTTACAGACCGGTCTTACATTACAGGATGTAGCCCGAGTGGAAAAGATCAATGGCAAAGGATCCAAGCAACCACTGGTATTGACCGAAAAATGGAGTAGTACATGGTCTGCCTCCTATACTTTCCCCAATGCCCGATGGGTATTGGATTTTACCGGGAATCTATATGGTCCCATGCGCCTTCCACTGCTTTCCAATGTGGATCCACGACCCGGTATGTCACCCATTTGGGGAATTCAAAATCTGCAAATGACCTGGAAGGCGGGTAAAAAAATTGAAGTGTATGGGGGAATAAAAAACCTGTTTGACTGGACACCCGACCGGGCGGCACCTTTTCTGATCGCCAGGGCGAACGATCCCTTTGATAAGCAGGTGAGTTATGATGCAGAAGGAAAGGTTCTGGCAACACCAGACAATCCTTATGCCCTGAGTTTTGACCCTACCTATGTGTTTGCACCTAACCAGGGTCGGAGAGGGTTCTTAGGAATGCGCTTTACCGTTCAATGACCTCAAACCAATTGCCCAGACTACAGTATATGCGAAGAATTGAGTACATTTGCCCATGCGAAAAGGCACCGCCGCCATATTACTCATTGTGTTCACCCTCTCGCATACTGAATTGCACCAGTTCATAAAAATACCGGTGTTGTTTGAGCATTTCCGCGAACATCGAATCGAAGATCCGGGTTTAGGCTTCCTCGCATTTCTGCGGATGCATTACGAAAAAATAGTGATCGATGAAGATTATTCACGCGATCAACAATTACCCTTCCGGGATGCTGACTGTGGGATCATAAGCGCCTCAGCCACGGATATTCCCCCGCAGGCCATTCGTTTCGAACGACAATCCCCCAACGAATTCCCGCTGCATTTTACCCCGAAAAGAAACATAGCCTATACGCATCTTCACCTGGCTGACATATTTCAACCTCCCCGGTTAGCCTGATTCTCGTCTTTATTACTTTAGCTTTTCCATTGAAGGGCTATACACCATTTTATTTACCGTACAAGAAAAGACATGCTCAACAAGCTCATTCAATTTTCTGTCCGGAATAAGCTGATCATTGGTTTGTGCACCATTGGTCTGATCATTTGGGGTACGCTCAATGTGATGCGGCTTCCTATTGATGCGCTTCCGGATATAACGAGTAACCA from Chitinophagales bacterium carries:
- a CDS encoding TlpA family protein disulfide reductase — translated: MIRYKTIFFLIALSLGSLSAMAQPRFGKPATEIALPTEAGDTITLSSLKGKVVLLDFWASWCGPCRVSNKGLGKLYEKYKDKGFEIYGVSLDENKKAWINAVKKDKITWLQVNDNGGWEAKTALQWNINQIPTSYLIDKQGILIGMDLEPEQLEALLEDLLK
- a CDS encoding carboxypeptidase-like regulatory domain-containing protein produces the protein MKIFFLIVLLVPGLFIQAQDKGRTADTTISFLVMGNCDMCKKRIEEAAKGKGVSKAQWDQVSKALTVTYQPRVTSVEKIHDRIATAGHDTPLRTARDEVYNALPDCCLYRAGSHLTMEEDAVYGVVLEIDAQQQYKPLAGASILLGGTTEGLSTNENGYFKIPHVPENGFLLVSYSGFQASRIDIQPGQHLSIILNAAHELQEVRIISSRRPAYVSPQSVIRTQIMTDKELTKAACCNLSESFETNSSVDVSFNDGVTGTKQIQLMGLAGQYTYMTVENMPGPRGLAIAGGLNSIPGTWIESIQLTKGPGSVLNGPEGLAGQVNIELKKPEKMEKLFLNGYVNQMGKTDLNLNLSRQLSKKWSTALLVHHAFMNNREVDFNEDGFRDIPTGTLSTLLNRWRYDNGKGMMVQAGARLLWEDKTAGQTQYDPAQHRNSMSVYGMGMESRRYELFGKWGYVFPKKKYSSLGLQVSHFVHDQEDHFSWREYSARQGNLYANLIYQSIFSNTNHKFKTGLSYTTDDIQEKFINQSFDRVERTSGAFFEYSGSSGKQWEWVIGLRGDQNNLYGFYVTPRVHLRFQPRSKTVVRLSAGRGQRTANILAENRVVFISARNLSFLNTSPGKAYGLDPEIAWNLGISIDQRFRLAGRDGNIAFDLFHTYFQNQVVIDMEGSARKLDIYNLDGKSFANSFQTEIQYEVLPRLDARIAYRYYDVQVTYQGSLKQKPFVSPHRAFINLAYTLAGWKWDATLSYYSPKRLPTTEDNPVGFRFPERSPGYTLLNMQVSKSLGKNNPLEFYLGGENLGGIIQKELIIAPQDPFGPLFDASLVWGPVTGRMLYAGFRWKIGE
- a CDS encoding TonB-dependent receptor codes for the protein MKRILTMGYLLGMSLLGQAQETVAEGKIINQEGEPILAATIQWQKRKAISDSTGYFRLTIPTKGKISLHISAMGYEPLDTVMTSVMNGVFKLTREVKVGEEVVITGTLRSVRRSESPVAVEIFTPQFFKRNPAPSIFEALQQVNGVRPQLNCNVCNTGDIHINGLEGPYTMVTIDGMPIVSSLASVYGLFGIPVQLIDRVEIVKGPASGLYGSEAIGGLINIITRQPEKAPRWAIDGMTSSWSEQQWDIGSRFRIGKKASQLLGINYYRYQLPVDNNEDGFTDLTLQHRVSIFSKLSLARKMNREAHLAGRYFYEDRWGGQMNWTPAFRGSDSIYGESIYTNRWEIIGKYQLPIPGNWNFSFSGTGHRQNSFYGITPYFARQHIGFGQLLGHLRFAPRHQTLIGLALRYNRYDDNSTATRDTLTGANRPDRYLLPGLFLQDEWDLQDRKTLLTGIRFDHHPIHGMVFTPRVAFKWGLSERTVFRLNAGTGFRVVNLFTEEHAALTGARVVEIREALKPERSMNVNLNLTSRWKWGLHHFSTDISSWYSYFHNQILPDYDTDPNKIIYQNMKGHSRSVGMTVNLEWNWANRFRLQTGLTLQDVARVEKINGKGSKQPLVLTEKWSSTWSASYTFPNARWVLDFTGNLYGPMRLPLLSNVDPRPGMSPIWGIQNLQMTWKAGKKIEVYGGIKNLFDWTPDRAAPFLIARANDPFDKQVSYDAEGKVLATPDNPYALSFDPTYVFAPNQGRRGFLGMRFTVQ